The Amycolatopsis mongoliensis genome includes a window with the following:
- a CDS encoding ATP-binding protein translates to MWLTAPRPTSVSVRSGPARLTGRDTELDAIVDVLRRRPAAVMIEGEPGMGRTRLLAEIGRRKEFAGGRVLTGACQPLREPFPYGPVLEALRSVGDAPLGPLSPVAGVLRPLLPELAEALPPRPEPLADPVAERHRVFRAIRELLQACGPALVLIDDLQWADEDTRDLLRFLAGAMPPELAVVATYRSATDAGAVTWSAPFRTDPAVHSARVALGALDVTAVRKLAVEILDLPRVTDEFAAKLHECTAGIPFVVEETLRALREAAERLPVGEVLSDRMLENLEVPVLLREAVTERLSALPGSAVRLAGAAAVLGVGAEADVLGELAGLSGDTLRTALLAALSGGVLGEVGDSKYGFRHPLARKAVYDTVSGPERALLHAQAIRVLAAQPSPPLTLLARHSRAAGRVDQWRHYAEAAADEAVTRGETSRAIDLLQSVLAEPGPAQSDIGRVAGKLSQVALRGFRPDVIGTLERVLEEVALPPSVRGSIRLSLGMLQVRTVGGLGRGRLEVERAIGELTDRPDLAARGITLLAQPIDGLTPLSWHESWRARANEVYERLDDPELRLALTADRIAAASHVGDGSAWAEFEALSDTVGTVAERVQLARLWCNLADGQSWAGHLDRADRLVTEGVRRATDAGALYAIGLIQGTRVRLDWVRGRWSGLAEAAEQLRDSYPELGPIVMESSLVLGGLAAVRGEFAAAQRHLSAASVHAPDRGPIPVVLSAAGVLITVLLATDDVDGACAVADTAVAAAGRKGVWIWAAALVPPAAQAYARAGRWPEADSVVEAFARGIEDRDAPVATAALVAGRAVLLEARGKHLAAAALFDEAASGYAALPMPYPATAMRERAAMCRLAAGNRDAIEELTAAAEAYEQLGATRDAGRCRHQLREHGAWAPSQRGRRGYGSELSPREREVARMLAEGRTNREIADGLFLSPRTVEQHVAKVLRKLGARSRTDVARKLPGEVTTAPAG, encoded by the coding sequence ATGTGGTTGACGGCTCCCCGCCCCACCTCGGTGTCCGTCCGGTCGGGACCCGCCCGGCTGACCGGCCGCGACACCGAGCTGGACGCCATCGTCGACGTACTCCGGAGGCGCCCCGCCGCGGTCATGATCGAGGGTGAGCCCGGCATGGGCCGGACCCGGCTGCTCGCCGAGATCGGGCGGCGCAAGGAGTTCGCCGGCGGCCGCGTGCTCACCGGCGCCTGCCAGCCGCTGCGGGAACCGTTCCCGTACGGGCCCGTCCTGGAAGCGCTGCGCTCGGTGGGCGACGCCCCGCTCGGGCCGCTCAGCCCGGTCGCCGGGGTGCTGCGGCCGTTGCTGCCGGAGCTCGCGGAAGCGCTTCCTCCCCGGCCCGAGCCCCTCGCCGACCCGGTCGCCGAACGCCACCGCGTCTTCCGCGCGATCCGGGAACTCCTGCAGGCGTGCGGGCCGGCGCTCGTGCTGATCGACGACCTGCAGTGGGCCGACGAAGACACCCGCGACCTCCTGCGGTTCCTCGCCGGCGCGATGCCGCCGGAGCTGGCGGTGGTCGCCACCTACCGGTCCGCCACCGACGCCGGGGCGGTGACCTGGAGCGCGCCGTTCCGGACCGACCCGGCCGTGCACTCCGCGCGCGTCGCGCTGGGCGCGCTCGACGTCACCGCCGTGCGCAAGCTCGCGGTCGAAATCCTCGATCTTCCCCGCGTCACCGACGAGTTCGCGGCGAAGCTGCACGAGTGCACCGCCGGGATCCCGTTCGTGGTCGAAGAAACCCTGCGGGCCCTGCGCGAAGCGGCCGAGCGGCTGCCGGTCGGCGAAGTCCTCTCCGACCGGATGCTGGAGAACCTCGAAGTCCCGGTGCTGCTGCGCGAAGCCGTCACCGAACGGCTTTCCGCGCTGCCGGGGTCGGCGGTGCGGTTGGCCGGCGCGGCCGCGGTGCTCGGCGTCGGCGCCGAAGCCGACGTCCTCGGCGAGCTGGCCGGGCTGTCCGGCGACACCCTCCGCACCGCGCTGCTCGCGGCGTTGTCCGGCGGGGTGCTCGGCGAGGTCGGCGACAGCAAGTACGGCTTCCGGCACCCGTTGGCACGCAAGGCGGTCTACGACACGGTGAGCGGGCCCGAGCGCGCGTTGCTGCACGCGCAGGCGATCCGCGTGCTCGCCGCGCAGCCGTCGCCACCGCTCACGCTGCTGGCCCGGCACTCCCGCGCCGCCGGCCGCGTCGACCAGTGGCGCCACTACGCCGAAGCTGCCGCCGACGAGGCCGTCACCCGCGGCGAGACGTCCCGCGCGATCGACCTCCTGCAGTCCGTGCTGGCCGAACCCGGCCCGGCGCAGTCCGACATCGGGCGCGTCGCCGGCAAGCTGAGCCAGGTCGCGCTGCGCGGGTTCCGGCCCGACGTGATCGGCACGCTCGAACGCGTCCTCGAAGAGGTGGCGCTGCCGCCGTCGGTGCGCGGCTCGATCCGGCTGAGCCTCGGCATGCTGCAGGTCCGGACCGTCGGCGGGCTCGGCCGCGGCCGGCTGGAGGTCGAGCGCGCGATCGGCGAGCTGACCGACCGGCCCGACCTCGCCGCGCGCGGGATCACGCTGCTGGCGCAGCCGATCGACGGCCTGACGCCGTTGTCGTGGCACGAATCCTGGCGCGCCCGGGCGAACGAGGTGTACGAGCGGCTCGACGACCCGGAGCTGCGGCTCGCGCTCACCGCCGACCGCATCGCGGCCGCGTCGCACGTCGGCGACGGCTCGGCGTGGGCGGAGTTCGAAGCGCTGTCGGACACCGTGGGCACGGTCGCCGAGCGCGTCCAGCTGGCCCGGCTGTGGTGCAACCTCGCGGACGGCCAGTCGTGGGCCGGGCACCTCGACCGGGCGGACCGGCTGGTGACCGAGGGCGTCCGGCGGGCGACCGACGCGGGCGCGCTGTACGCGATCGGCCTGATCCAGGGCACCCGCGTCCGGCTGGACTGGGTGCGCGGACGCTGGAGCGGGCTGGCCGAAGCCGCCGAGCAGCTGCGCGACAGCTACCCCGAGCTCGGCCCGATCGTCATGGAGTCGTCGCTGGTGCTCGGCGGGCTCGCGGCCGTGCGCGGGGAGTTCGCCGCCGCGCAGCGGCACCTGAGCGCGGCGAGCGTCCACGCGCCGGACCGCGGGCCGATCCCGGTGGTGCTTTCGGCGGCCGGAGTGCTGATCACGGTGCTGCTCGCGACCGACGACGTCGACGGCGCGTGCGCGGTGGCCGACACCGCGGTGGCCGCGGCCGGGCGCAAGGGCGTCTGGATCTGGGCGGCGGCGCTGGTCCCGCCGGCGGCGCAGGCGTACGCGCGGGCGGGGCGCTGGCCCGAGGCGGACAGCGTGGTCGAGGCGTTCGCCCGCGGCATCGAAGACCGGGACGCGCCGGTCGCGACGGCCGCCCTGGTGGCCGGCCGGGCGGTGTTGCTGGAGGCACGCGGAAAGCACCTGGCCGCGGCGGCGCTGTTCGACGAAGCGGCCTCGGGCTACGCGGCACTGCCGATGCCGTACCCGGCGACGGCCATGCGGGAGCGGGCGGCGATGTGCCGGCTCGCGGCGGGCAACCGCGACGCGATCGAGGAACTGACGGCGGCGGCCGAGGCGTACGAGCAGCTGGGCGCGACGCGGGATGCCGGGCGGTGCCGTCACCAACTGCGGGAGCACGGCGCTTGGGCGCCCTCGCAACGCGGGCGGCGCGGGTACGGGAGCGAGCTTTCGCCACGGGAGCGCGAAGTCGCGCGGATGCTGGCGGAGGGAAGGACGAACCGCGAGATCGCCGACGGGCTGTTCCTGTCGCCGCGGACGGTCGAGCAGCACGTGGCGAAGGTGCTGCGGAAGCTGGGCGCTCGGTCACGGACGGACGTGGCGCGCAAGTTGCCCGGCGAAGTCACCACGGCTCCGGCGGGCTGA
- a CDS encoding G1 family glutamic endopeptidase → MSRILASRAARVLTAVAAAAAGLAVSGTAHAAVEYGSHFHGHQFSGGNWGGYVSFGSFTTATASWTEPTVTCRSSNDLFAPWVGIDGDGSSTVEQTGVETDCSSGRPVYSAWYEMYPAAPVYYNVSVSAGDHITATVTRTATNTYRLDLSDTTKGWTKSTTKSLTSKHASAEAIIESPTDSYPTISGGITFTGVKFNGTNLASTSPSALNADDRGTNTWIPGAIGSDGQSFTISRH, encoded by the coding sequence ATGTCCAGAATCCTTGCGTCGCGCGCTGCCCGCGTCCTCACGGCGGTTGCCGCTGCCGCCGCCGGCTTGGCTGTTTCGGGCACGGCCCACGCCGCGGTCGAGTACGGCTCCCACTTCCACGGCCACCAGTTCTCGGGTGGCAACTGGGGTGGTTACGTCAGCTTCGGCAGCTTCACCACGGCGACGGCGAGCTGGACCGAGCCGACGGTGACGTGCCGGTCGAGCAACGACCTGTTCGCGCCGTGGGTCGGCATCGACGGCGACGGATCGTCCACAGTGGAGCAGACCGGCGTCGAGACCGACTGCTCCAGCGGGCGTCCGGTGTACTCCGCCTGGTACGAGATGTACCCGGCCGCGCCGGTGTACTACAACGTGTCGGTCAGCGCGGGCGACCACATCACCGCGACGGTCACCCGGACCGCCACCAACACCTACCGGCTCGACCTGTCCGACACGACCAAGGGCTGGACCAAGAGCACCACGAAGTCGCTGACGTCGAAGCACGCGTCGGCGGAGGCGATCATCGAGTCGCCGACCGACTCCTACCCGACGATCTCGGGCGGCATCACGTTCACCGGCGTCAAGTTCAACGGGACGAACCTGGCCTCGACGAGCCCGTCCGCGCTGAACGCCGACGACCGAGGCACGAACACCTGGATCCCGGGCGCGATCGGCTCGGACGGCCAGAGCTTCACGATCTCGCGGCACTGA